From the genome of Helicobacter pylori, one region includes:
- the dps gene encoding DNA starvation/stationary phase protection protein codes for MKTFEILKHLQADAIVLFMKVHNFHWNVKGTDFFNVHKATEEIYEEFADMFDDLAERIAQLGHHPLVTLSEALKLTRVKEETKTSFHSKDIFKEILEDYKHLEKEFKELSNTAEKEGDKVTVTYADDQLAKLQKSIWMLQAHLA; via the coding sequence ATGAAAACATTTGAAATTTTAAAACATTTGCAAGCGGATGCGATCGTGTTATTTATGAAAGTGCATAACTTCCATTGGAATGTGAAAGGCACGGATTTTTTCAATGTGCATAAAGCCACTGAAGAAATTTATGAAGAGTTTGCGGACATGTTTGATGATCTCGCTGAAAGGATCGCTCAATTAGGACACCATCCCTTAGTCACTTTATCCGAAGCACTCAAACTCACTCGCGTTAAAGAAGAAACTAAAACGAGCTTCCACTCTAAAGACATCTTTAAAGAAATTCTAGAGGACTACAAACACCTAGAAAAAGAATTTAAGGAGCTCTCTAACACCGCTGAAAAAGAAGGCGATAAAGTCACCGTAACTTATGCGGACGATCAATTAGCCAAGTTGCAAAAATCCATTTGGATGCTGCAAGCCCATTTGGCTTAA
- the flgS gene encoding acid survival sensor histidine kinase has product MKKSKRLKHPYLKRSHLKHSHKAPSFKGLLKKEDNVISLENFKPKESEDLLENFSNKKDMQELLGLLNQFILQSYKVEKEFKDYKALYEWVIEILPQAIWVMNENGSFFYKNSLANQSHEVFNKAKLENFNTEIEHENKSYLVQQNSIQGKQIITATDISAQKRQERLASMGKISAHLAHEIRNPVGSISLLASVLLKHANEKTKPIVVELQKALWRVERIIKATLLFSKGIQANRTKQSLKTLESDLKEALNCYTYSKDIDFLFNFSDEEGFFDFDLMGIVLQNFLYNAIDAIEALEESEQGQVKIEAFIQNEFIVFTIIDNGKEVENKSALFEPFETTKLKGNGLGLALSLQVVKAHEGSIALLENQEKTFEIRILNAS; this is encoded by the coding sequence ATGAAAAAATCTAAGCGTTTAAAACACCCTTATTTAAAGCGTTCCCATTTGAAACACTCTCATAAGGCTCCTTCTTTCAAGGGGTTGTTAAAAAAAGAGGATAATGTGATTTCATTAGAAAATTTTAAACCCAAAGAGAGCGAAGATTTATTAGAAAATTTTTCCAACAAAAAAGACATGCAAGAATTGCTAGGGCTTTTAAACCAATTTATTTTACAAAGCTACAAGGTAGAAAAGGAATTTAAGGATTATAAAGCCCTTTATGAATGGGTCATAGAGATTTTACCGCAAGCCATTTGGGTGATGAATGAAAACGGGAGCTTTTTTTATAAAAATTCTTTAGCCAATCAAAGCCATGAGGTATTTAATAAGGCTAAATTAGAAAATTTTAACACTGAAATTGAACATGAAAATAAAAGCTATTTAGTCCAGCAAAACAGCATTCAAGGCAAGCAAATCATCACCGCAACCGATATTAGCGCTCAAAAACGCCAAGAGCGGCTCGCTTCTATGGGGAAAATCTCAGCACATTTAGCCCATGAGATCAGAAACCCTGTAGGCTCTATCTCTCTTTTAGCTTCGGTGTTATTAAAGCATGCGAACGAAAAGACTAAGCCCATTGTTGTAGAATTGCAAAAAGCTTTATGGCGCGTGGAAAGAATCATTAAAGCCACCTTGCTTTTTTCTAAAGGCATTCAAGCCAACCGCACCAAGCAAAGTTTAAAAACGCTAGAGAGCGATCTCAAAGAAGCCCTAAATTGCTACACTTACTCTAAAGACATTGATTTTCTTTTTAATTTTAGCGATGAAGAAGGGTTTTTTGACTTTGATTTAATGGGGATTGTGTTACAAAATTTCTTGTATAACGCCATTGATGCGATTGAAGCCTTAGAAGAGAGCGAACAGGGTCAAGTGAAGATTGAAGCGTTCATTCAAAATGAATTTATTGTCTTCACTATTATTGATAATGGCAAGGAAGTGGAAAACAAAAGCGCTTTATTTGAGCCTTTTGAAACCACTAAATTGAAGGGTAATGGCTTAGGGTTAGCCCTGTCTTTACAAGTCGTTAAAGCCCATGAAGGGAGCATTGCGCTATTAGAAAATCAAGAAAAAACCTTTGAAATTAGGATTCTTAACGCTTCTTAA
- a CDS encoding flagellar basal body P-ring protein FlgI: MKRVFLWLIFVLALQKLLAEKIGDIAGVVGVRDNQLIGYGLVIGLNGTGDKSGSKFTMQSISNMLESVNVKISADDIKSKNVAAVMITASLPPFARQGDKIDVQISSIGDAKSIQGGTLVMTPLNAVDGNIYALAQGAITSGNSNNLLSAHIINGATIEREVSYDLFHKNAMVLSLKNPNFKNAIQVQNTLNKVFGNKVAIALDPKTIQITRPERFSMVEFLALVQEIPINYSAKNKIIVDEKSGTIVSGVDIIVHPIVVTSQDITLKITKEPLNDSKNTQDLDNNMSLDTAHNTLSSNGKNITIAGVVKALQKIGVSAKGMVSILQALKKSGAINAEMEIL, translated from the coding sequence TTGAAACGGGTGTTTTTATGGCTTATTTTTGTATTAGCCCTTCAAAAGCTTTTGGCCGAAAAAATAGGCGATATAGCGGGCGTGGTGGGCGTAAGGGATAACCAGCTGATTGGTTATGGGCTTGTGATTGGCTTAAATGGCACAGGGGATAAATCCGGCTCAAAATTCACCATGCAATCCATTTCTAACATGCTAGAGAGCGTGAATGTCAAAATCTCTGCAGATGATATTAAATCTAAAAATGTCGCTGCAGTGATGATTACGGCTTCTTTGCCCCCCTTTGCAAGACAGGGCGATAAAATTGATGTTCAAATTTCTTCTATTGGGGATGCAAAATCCATTCAAGGAGGGACTTTGGTGATGACCCCTTTAAATGCGGTAGATGGGAATATTTACGCTCTCGCTCAAGGGGCTATCACTTCGGGTAATTCTAATAACTTGCTCTCAGCCCATATCATCAATGGGGCGACTATTGAAAGGGAAGTTTCGTATGATTTATTCCATAAAAATGCCATGGTTTTGAGCCTAAAAAACCCCAATTTTAAAAACGCTATCCAAGTGCAAAACACTTTAAATAAGGTATTTGGCAATAAAGTAGCGATAGCATTAGATCCAAAAACCATTCAAATCACTCGCCCAGAGCGTTTTTCTATGGTGGAGTTTTTAGCCTTAGTGCAAGAAATCCCCATTAATTACAGCGCGAAAAATAAGATCATTGTAGATGAAAAATCAGGCACGATCGTTTCAGGAGTGGATATAATAGTGCATCCTATAGTGGTTACAAGCCAAGACATCACTCTTAAAATCACTAAAGAGCCATTAAATGATTCTAAGAACACGCAGGATTTAGACAATAACATGTCCTTAGACACCGCTCATAACACGCTGAGTTCTAACGGGAAAAACATCACCATTGCCGGGGTGGTAAAAGCCTTACAAAAAATTGGCGTGAGCGCTAAGGGGATGGTTTCAATCTTGCAAGCCCTAAAAAAAAGCGGTGCGATTAACGCTGAAATGGAGATACTATGA
- a CDS encoding DEAD/DEAH box helicase, which yields MEFNQPPLPTEIDDDAYHKPSFNDLGLKESVLKSVYEAGFTSPSPIQEKAIPAVLQGRDVIAQAQTGTGKTAAFALPIINNLKNNHTIEALVITPTRELAMQISDEIFKLGKHTRTKTVCVYGGQSVKKQCEFIKKNPQVMIATPGRLLDHLKNERIHKFVPKVVVLDESDEMLDMGFLDDIEEIFDYLPSEAQILLFSATMPEPIKRLADKILENPIKIHIAPSNITNTDITQRFYVINEHERAEAIMRLLDTQAPEKSIVFTRTKKEADELHQFLASKNYKSTALHGDMDQRDRRASIMAFKKNDADVLVATDVASRGLDISGVSHVFNYHLPLNTESYIHRIGRTGRAGKKGMAITLVTPLEYKELLRMQKEIDSEIELFEIPTINENQIIKTLHDAKVSEGIISLYEQLTEIFEPSQLVLKLLSLQFETSKIGLNQQEIDAIQNPKEKTPKTPNKKTHQHEQARSFKKGQHRDRHPKTSHHSKKPKRR from the coding sequence ATGGAATTTAATCAACCACCACTCCCTACAGAAATTGATGATGACGCTTATCATAAGCCTAGTTTTAATGATTTGGGCTTAAAAGAATCGGTTTTAAAATCCGTTTATGAAGCCGGTTTCACTTCCCCAAGCCCCATTCAAGAAAAGGCCATTCCGGCTGTTTTGCAAGGCAGAGATGTCATCGCGCAAGCCCAAACAGGCACAGGAAAAACCGCCGCTTTCGCTCTGCCCATTATCAACAACCTTAAAAACAACCACACCATAGAGGCATTAGTGATCACGCCCACCAGAGAATTAGCCATGCAAATTAGCGATGAGATTTTCAAATTGGGCAAACACACCAGGACTAAAACCGTGTGCGTGTATGGAGGCCAGAGCGTTAAAAAACAATGCGAATTCATTAAGAAAAACCCCCAAGTGATGATCGCTACACCAGGAAGGTTGTTGGATCATTTAAAAAACGAACGCATCCATAAATTTGTGCCTAAAGTAGTCGTTTTAGATGAAAGCGATGAAATGCTGGATATGGGGTTTTTAGACGATATTGAAGAGATTTTTGACTACCTCCCTAGCGAAGCGCAGATTTTGCTTTTTTCAGCCACGATGCCAGAGCCGATTAAAAGGCTAGCGGATAAGATTTTAGAAAACCCTATTAAAATCCATATCGCTCCTTCTAATATCACTAACACTGATATCACCCAACGCTTTTATGTGATCAATGAGCATGAGAGGGCCGAAGCGATCATGCGCCTTTTAGACACCCAAGCGCCTGAAAAGAGCATTGTTTTCACGCGCACCAAAAAAGAAGCCGATGAATTGCACCAATTCCTTGCTTCTAAAAATTATAAAAGCACCGCCTTGCATGGGGATATGGATCAAAGGGATCGGCGCGCTTCTATCATGGCGTTTAAAAAAAATGACGCTGATGTGTTGGTGGCTACAGATGTGGCGAGCCGTGGGCTAGACATTAGCGGTGTAAGCCATGTGTTTAATTACCACTTGCCCCTAAATACCGAGAGCTATATCCATCGCATCGGAAGAACCGGGCGAGCGGGCAAAAAAGGCATGGCGATCACTTTAGTAACCCCCTTAGAATACAAAGAGCTTTTACGCATGCAAAAAGAAATTGATTCAGAGATTGAACTTTTTGAGATCCCCACCATTAACGAAAACCAGATCATCAAAACCTTACATGACGCTAAAGTGTCTGAAGGGATCATCAGCCTTTATGAACAGCTTACTGAAATTTTTGAGCCGTCTCAATTGGTTTTAAAACTTTTGAGTTTGCAGTTTGAAACCAGTAAAATTGGCTTAAACCAGCAAGAAATTGATGCGATTCAAAACCCTAAAGAAAAAACGCCAAAAACCCCTAACAAAAAAACGCACCAGCACGAGCAAGCGCGTTCTTTCAAAAAGGGTCAGCACAGAGACAGACACCCTAAAACAAGCCACCATTCTAAAAAACCCAAACGCCGTTAA
- a CDS encoding prohibitin family protein codes for MPIDLNEHLKKKNSQRETPTPNTPNDGGRFIPPSNSFNSKKLSVLIVIVLLGVIAFLAKPFEVISSGEIGIKITAGKYEPTPLQPGIHFFVPIIQDILIVDTRIRNINFSRTEDMGVAGKNQGIFRNDAINVMDSRGLTVSIELTVQYRLNPQTTPQTIATYGLSWEQKIINPVVRDVVRSVVGRYPAEDLPIKRNEIAALINSGINKEVSKLPNTPVELSSIQLREIVLPAKIKEQIEKVQIARQESERVKYEVERSKQEAQKQAALAKGEADANRIKAQGVADAIVIEAKAKSQANLSISQSLSDKLLRLRQIEVQGQFNEALKTNNNAQIMLTPGGAVPNIWIDTKSKVKSSIAETKEP; via the coding sequence ATGCCCATTGATTTGAATGAACATTTAAAAAAGAAAAATTCTCAAAGAGAAACCCCCACGCCTAATACACCTAATGATGGGGGGCGTTTCATCCCGCCGTCCAACTCTTTTAATTCTAAAAAACTATCGGTTTTAATTGTCATTGTCCTTTTAGGCGTTATCGCTTTTTTGGCCAAGCCTTTTGAAGTGATTAGCTCAGGAGAAATTGGCATTAAGATCACCGCCGGGAAATACGAACCCACCCCCTTACAGCCAGGAATCCACTTTTTTGTGCCTATCATTCAAGACATTCTCATTGTAGATACAAGGATTAGAAATATCAATTTTTCACGCACCGAAGACATGGGCGTGGCGGGTAAAAACCAAGGGATTTTTAGAAACGACGCTATTAATGTGATGGATAGTAGGGGTTTGACCGTTTCTATTGAACTCACCGTGCAATACCGCCTAAACCCTCAAACCACCCCCCAAACGATCGCTACTTATGGCTTATCTTGGGAGCAAAAAATCATCAACCCTGTGGTGCGTGATGTGGTGCGCTCTGTCGTGGGGCGCTATCCGGCTGAAGATTTACCCATTAAGCGCAATGAAATCGCCGCTCTTATCAATAGCGGTATCAATAAAGAAGTTTCTAAACTCCCCAACACCCCTGTGGAATTAAGCTCTATCCAATTACGAGAAATCGTCTTGCCCGCTAAGATTAAAGAGCAAATAGAAAAGGTCCAAATCGCGCGCCAAGAATCAGAAAGGGTGAAATACGAGGTGGAACGCTCCAAGCAAGAAGCTCAAAAACAAGCCGCTCTGGCTAAAGGGGAAGCGGACGCTAACAGGATTAAGGCTCAAGGCGTGGCTGATGCGATCGTGATTGAGGCTAAGGCAAAATCTCAAGCTAATTTAAGCATTTCACAAAGCTTGAGCGACAAGCTTTTAAGACTGCGCCAAATTGAAGTTCAAGGCCAGTTTAATGAAGCGTTAAAAACGAACAATAACGCTCAAATCATGCTCACTCCAGGTGGGGCTGTGCCTAATATTTGGATTGATACTAAAAGCAAAGTTAAATCTAGTATTGCCGAGACTAAAGAGCCTTAA
- a CDS encoding DUF2393 domain-containing protein, which translates to MASLAFIQAFLESFKGFLSQATLISVLIASVLTLFCAILLLLALLLRNRLASYIVTAAFLGAFLSMPFVLNVLLTQAIYPIETRILHANPLSYSNAFSLQVGVKNHSKFSLNKCVLRLEVLKNPHNFVEEHAFKLFVKKSYEKTFKEKILPKESKVFSFFIDNYPYLKTAPYQVSLFCL; encoded by the coding sequence ATGGCATCTCTTGCCTTTATCCAAGCCTTTTTGGAGTCTTTTAAGGGATTTTTAAGTCAAGCGACTTTAATTAGCGTTTTAATAGCGAGCGTTTTAACCCTTTTTTGCGCGATTTTGCTCCTTTTGGCTTTGCTTTTAAGAAACCGCTTGGCTAGCTATATAGTAACAGCAGCTTTTTTGGGCGCGTTTTTAAGCATGCCTTTTGTTTTGAATGTTCTACTCACTCAAGCGATTTACCCCATAGAAACACGCATCTTGCACGCTAACCCTTTAAGTTATAGCAACGCCTTTTCTTTGCAAGTGGGAGTCAAAAACCATTCTAAATTCAGTCTAAACAAATGCGTTTTACGCCTAGAAGTGCTTAAAAACCCTCACAATTTTGTGGAAGAGCATGCGTTTAAATTGTTTGTCAAAAAAAGCTATGAAAAAACCTTTAAAGAAAAGATTTTGCCCAAAGAATCCAAGGTTTTTTCATTCTTTATTGACAACTACCCTTATTTAAAAACAGCCCCCTATCAAGTTTCTTTGTTTTGTTTGTAG
- a CDS encoding dipeptide ABC transporter ATP-binding protein: MLEIKNLNCVLNAHFSLQNINISLDSSERVAIVGESGSGKSSIANIIMRLNPRFKPHSGETLFETTNLLKESEEFMQHLRGNAIAYIAQDPLSSLNPLHQIGKQMSEAYFLHHRNASKTLLKEKVLNAMHQVQLDEKFLDRYPYELSGGQRQRVCIAMGIINAPKLLICDEPTTALDAQIQNQILDLLKRLSVEKNIALLFISHDLKAVKRLADRVYVLKKGEIVETNSAKELFNDPKHEYSKLLIQASNLPAKNLKALDETLLEVRDFSVYYLQKRFFRPSLKKPLIASVNFSLKAKENIGIIGESGSGKSSLALGLLKLALNSGEEKILGQSVGLLNSKAFKPYRKILQMVFQDPYASLNPRLSIQSILTEALRFAYPKASKEEWHHLAKLCLEEVCLNPELLNFYAYELSGGERQRVAIARAIALKPKIILLDEPTSALDKSIQKSVLELLLDLQEKQDLSYLFISHDLDVIKAFCDKVLVISEGKVVETGTIKEVFDNPKHAYTKRLLESRL; this comes from the coding sequence ATGCTAGAAATCAAAAACTTGAACTGCGTTTTAAACGCGCATTTTTCGCTCCAAAACATCAACATTTCGTTAGATTCTAGCGAAAGGGTGGCGATCGTGGGCGAGAGCGGGAGCGGGAAAAGCTCTATCGCTAATATCATCATGCGTTTAAACCCCAGATTCAAACCTCATAGCGGCGAGACATTGTTTGAAACAACCAACCTTTTAAAAGAAAGCGAAGAATTTATGCAGCATTTAAGGGGTAATGCAATCGCTTACATCGCTCAAGACCCTTTATCCAGCCTAAACCCCTTGCATCAAATCGGCAAACAAATGAGTGAAGCCTATTTTTTACACCATAGAAACGCTTCTAAAACGCTCCTTAAAGAAAAAGTTTTAAACGCCATGCACCAAGTCCAATTAGATGAAAAATTTTTGGATCGTTACCCTTATGAATTGAGCGGAGGGCAACGCCAAAGGGTGTGTATCGCTATGGGCATTATTAATGCGCCCAAACTGCTCATTTGCGATGAGCCTACCACCGCATTAGATGCGCAAATCCAAAACCAGATTTTAGACTTGCTCAAGCGATTGAGCGTGGAAAAAAACATCGCCCTTTTATTCATTAGCCATGATTTAAAAGCGGTCAAACGCTTAGCCGATAGGGTTTATGTGCTAAAAAAAGGCGAGATAGTAGAAACCAATTCCGCTAAAGAGCTTTTTAATGACCCCAAGCATGAATATTCAAAACTCTTGATTCAAGCTTCAAACTTGCCCGCTAAAAATTTAAAAGCGCTAGATGAAACGCTTTTAGAGGTGAGAGATTTTAGCGTTTATTACTTGCAAAAACGCTTCTTTAGGCCTTCTTTAAAAAAACCCCTTATCGCATCAGTCAATTTTTCTCTCAAAGCTAAAGAAAACATCGGCATCATTGGCGAAAGCGGGAGCGGGAAAAGCTCTTTAGCGTTAGGGCTTTTAAAACTCGCTTTAAATAGCGGGGAAGAAAAGATTTTAGGCCAAAGCGTGGGGCTTTTAAATTCTAAGGCGTTCAAACCCTACCGTAAGATTTTGCAAATGGTGTTTCAAGACCCTTACGCATCATTAAACCCTCGCTTAAGCATTCAAAGTATTTTAACGGAAGCTTTGCGCTTTGCTTACCCTAAAGCTTCCAAAGAAGAATGGCACCATCTCGCAAAACTTTGTTTAGAAGAAGTGTGTTTAAACCCTGAATTGCTTAACTTTTACGCTTATGAACTCAGCGGTGGGGAGCGCCAAAGAGTGGCGATCGCTAGAGCGATTGCTTTAAAACCTAAAATCATTCTTTTAGATGAGCCCACTTCTGCTTTAGATAAAAGCATTCAAAAAAGCGTGTTGGAATTGTTGTTGGATTTACAAGAAAAGCAGGATTTGAGCTATTTGTTTATCAGCCATGATTTAGATGTGATCAAAGCTTTTTGCGATAAGGTGTTAGTGATAAGTGAGGGGAAAGTCGTAGAAACAGGCACTATTAAAGAGGTGTTTGACAACCCTAAGCACGCTTATACGAAGCGTTTGTTGGAGTCCAGGCTTTAA
- a CDS encoding ABC transporter permease encodes MSVSSLFKMRILSFKKNKRAVFSLYLFIALLALSLLVPLWVNDRPLFIYKDNKAYFPMFKNYAEVEFGGDFFTPTDYNDPYVKNTLLKDAFIIHALIPYSYDTIIMDLDSPAPTPPSFKHLLGTDDQARDVLARLVYGYRVSLVFGILLTLFSVLIGVSLGAFQGYYGGLMDLVGQRLSEIWSAIPMLFLLIVISSAFNSNFWIILFLVLLFSWMGLSQVVRTEFLKARNMDYTKAARALGVNDLKIIFYHVLPNALVATITYVPFLMAASISTLVSLDFLGFGMPIGSASLGELVNQGKDNLTTPHLAIVAFVAISLLLSVLVFIGEGVRDAFNANMLK; translated from the coding sequence TTGAGCGTGAGCAGTTTGTTTAAAATGCGCATTCTTAGTTTTAAAAAGAATAAGCGGGCGGTGTTTTCACTCTATCTTTTTATCGCTTTATTAGCGCTTTCTCTTTTAGTCCCCTTGTGGGTGAATGATCGCCCCTTATTCATCTATAAAGATAATAAGGCGTATTTCCCCATGTTCAAAAACTATGCGGAAGTGGAGTTTGGAGGCGATTTTTTCACCCCCACGGATTATAACGATCCTTATGTGAAAAACACGCTTTTAAAAGACGCTTTTATTATCCATGCGCTCATCCCCTATAGCTACGATACGATCATTATGGATTTAGACTCGCCTGCCCCCACTCCCCCAAGCTTCAAACACCTTTTAGGCACAGACGATCAAGCTAGAGATGTATTAGCCAGACTGGTTTATGGCTATCGCGTTTCGTTAGTGTTTGGGATTTTACTCACCCTTTTTAGCGTTCTTATTGGCGTGAGTTTGGGAGCGTTTCAGGGGTATTATGGAGGGTTAATGGATTTAGTGGGGCAAAGGTTGAGCGAGATCTGGAGCGCAATCCCTATGCTTTTTTTACTCATTGTGATTTCTAGCGCGTTTAATTCTAATTTTTGGATCATTTTATTTTTAGTCTTGCTCTTTAGCTGGATGGGGCTTTCTCAAGTCGTGCGCACGGAGTTTTTAAAAGCAAGGAATATGGACTACACCAAAGCTGCTAGAGCGCTTGGGGTGAATGATTTAAAAATCATTTTCTACCATGTTTTACCCAACGCTTTAGTAGCGACAATCACTTATGTGCCGTTTTTAATGGCGGCTAGCATTTCTACTTTAGTGTCTTTAGATTTCTTGGGTTTTGGCATGCCTATAGGGAGCGCGAGTTTGGGCGAATTAGTCAATCAAGGTAAGGATAATCTTACCACGCCCCATTTAGCCATCGTTGCATTTGTAGCCATTAGTTTGTTGCTTTCTGTTTTGGTGTTCATTGGCGAAGGGGTGCGCGATGCTTTCAACGCTAACATGCTCAAATAA
- the hopF gene encoding Hop family outer membrane protein HopF, with translation MKNHSFKKTIALSLLAGMSLCNAEEDGAFFVIDYQTSLARQELKNPGFTQAQELKQLIRDGAVRLQTSAIPLSYYLDILGNKTKMLLSESVKTNAQPSQQNTQPYQALVNLEQSLGILGKLLDLSQQYAQQNIIKPLVVDVGKEQIGITDSMLLVAQNIVLALGQVDLSKIQQTNNQQLYENIVKVMLLGAGGTNGAYNGVSVGDIATGMQNFSSQTGLIGANSTVSELNALIKSGISLDRETLGLGSFIEKNICSSASSCFSGNQLIYKKGLDRVIGIINTSLDQFEYSASSLYKISYIPNLFSLKDYQSASMNGFGAKMGYKQFFTHKKNIGLRYYGFLDYGYANFSDTNLKVGANLVTYGVGTDFLYNVYERSRRRERTTIGLFFGAQIAGQTWSTNVTNLLSGQRPDVKSSSFQFLFDLGVRTNFAKTNFNKHKLDQGIEFGVKIPVIAHKYFATQGSSASYMRNFSFYVGYSVGF, from the coding sequence TTGAAAAACCACTCCTTTAAAAAAACGATCGCTCTTTCCTTACTGGCGGGCATGTCTCTGTGTAATGCCGAAGAAGATGGGGCGTTTTTTGTCATAGATTACCAAACGAGTTTGGCCAGACAGGAATTGAAAAATCCAGGCTTCACTCAAGCACAAGAATTAAAGCAGTTGATTAGAGATGGGGCTGTAAGGTTGCAAACTTCTGCCATTCCCTTATCCTACTACTTGGATATTTTAGGGAATAAAACAAAAATGCTTCTGAGTGAAAGCGTGAAAACCAATGCACAACCATCACAGCAAAACACACAACCATACCAAGCCTTAGTCAATTTAGAGCAATCTCTAGGGATTTTAGGAAAGCTATTAGATCTATCCCAACAATACGCTCAACAAAATATCATTAAGCCTTTGGTGGTGGATGTGGGGAAAGAACAAATCGGTATCACTGATAGCATGCTCTTAGTGGCCCAAAACATCGTTTTAGCTTTAGGGCAAGTGGATTTGAGCAAAATCCAACAAACTAATAACCAACAGCTATACGAAAACATTGTGAAAGTCATGCTTTTAGGCGCAGGCGGGACTAATGGAGCGTATAATGGCGTGAGTGTGGGCGATATTGCCACAGGCATGCAAAATTTTTCTTCGCAAACGGGCTTGATAGGGGCTAATTCTACGGTGAGCGAGCTGAACGCTTTGATTAAGAGCGGGATTTCTCTAGATCGTGAGACTTTGGGGTTAGGGAGTTTTATTGAAAAAAATATCTGTAGCAGTGCATCGTCTTGTTTTAGCGGGAACCAGCTTATCTATAAGAAAGGGCTAGATAGAGTCATAGGCATCATTAATACGAGCTTAGATCAGTTTGAATATTCGGCTAGTTCTCTTTATAAGATTTCTTATATCCCTAATCTCTTTTCGCTCAAAGATTATCAGTCAGCGAGCATGAACGGCTTTGGGGCTAAAATGGGTTATAAACAATTTTTCACCCATAAGAAAAATATTGGCTTAAGGTATTATGGGTTTTTGGATTATGGCTATGCGAATTTTAGCGATACGAATTTAAAAGTGGGAGCGAATCTTGTTACTTATGGGGTAGGAACGGATTTTTTATACAATGTGTATGAACGCTCTAGAAGGAGGGAAAGGACTACAATCGGTCTTTTCTTTGGCGCTCAAATTGCAGGGCAAACTTGGAGCACTAATGTAACGAACTTATTGAGCGGGCAAAGGCCTGATGTCAAATCCAGTTCGTTCCAATTCTTGTTTGATTTGGGCGTGCGCACCAACTTTGCAAAAACCAATTTCAATAAGCACAAGCTAGACCAAGGGATAGAATTTGGGGTGAAAATCCCTGTTATCGCTCATAAATATTTTGCAACCCAAGGCTCAAGTGCAAGCTATATGAGGAATTTTAGCTTCTATGTGGGCTATT